A genomic window from Pyxicephalus adspersus chromosome 2, UCB_Pads_2.0, whole genome shotgun sequence includes:
- the PGAM2 gene encoding phosphoglycerate mutase 2, which yields MPHRLVIVRHGESSWNQENRFCGWFDADLSEKGREEAKKGAQAIKEAKMEFDVCHTSVLKRAVRTLWYILEGTDQMWLPVYRSWRLNERHYGGLTGLNKAETAEKHGEEQVKIWRRSFDIPPPPMGEDHPYYKLITKDRRYADLSSSELPSCESLKDTIARALPYWNDVIAPQIRAGKRVLIAAQGNSLRGIVKHLEGMSDAAIMELNLPTGIPIVYELDDNLKPLKPMSFLGDEETVKKAMEAVAAQGKVKK from the exons ATGCCTCACCGCCTGGTAATTGTCCGACATGGAGAAAGCTCCTGGAACCAGGAGAACCGCTTCTGTGGTTGGTTCGATGCTGACTTAAGtgagaaaggaagagaagaggcTAAAAAAGGAGCTCAGGCTATCAAAGAAGCAAAAATGGAGTTTGACGTGTGCCATACATCAGTTTTGAAGAGGGCTGTGCGTACCTTGTGGTATATACTGGAAGGCACAGACCAGATGTGGCTGCCAGTCTACAGATCCTGGAGGCTTAATGAGCGCCATTATGGGGGATTGACCGGACTCAACAAAGCAGAGACAGCAGAAAAGCATGGAGAGGAACAGGTGAAGATCTGGAGAAGATCCTTTGACATCCCTCCACCACCAATGGGAGAAGACCACCCATACTACAAGCTCATCACCAAG GACCGGCGCTATGCTGACCTCAGTTCATCAGAGCTGCCATCTTGTGAGAGTCTGAAGGACACCATTGCTCGCGCTCTGCCCTACTGGAATGATGTGATTGCCCCCCAGATCCGGGCTGGCAAACGCGTGCTGATTGCAGCTCAAGGCAACAGCTTGAGAGGCATCGTCAAACATCTGGAAG GAATGTCTGATGCTGCCATCATGGAGCTGAATCTCCCCACTGGAATCCCCATTGTGTATGAGCTGGATGACAATTTGAAACCTCTTAAGCCCATGTCCTTCCTCGGGGATGAGGAGACTGTGAAGAAGGCCATGGAGGCTGTGGCTGCCCAGGGCAAAGTTAAGAAATAG